The genomic segment GGCTGAGCCGTTCGGGTGACGGCCGGCGAACGGCGACCGGCCGAACGGGACCGGTTCGCCGGGCCGCCCGGCGAACGGACCGGCACCGGGCCCACCGGAGTACGGGCGGCGTAGGATGCGGAACCCGGTCACCCCGGCCCGGACCATGTGACGGAGGGCGAACGTGCTGATCACTGTCGCGGACGTGGAAGCTGCGGCCGAACGGATCGCAGGCCATGTCGTACGGACCCCGACGGTGCCGAGCCCCGGGCTCTCCGCGCTCCTGGGCGCGCAGGTCACCGCGAAACTGGAACTCCTGCAGCGCACCGGCTCCTTCAAGGCACGCGGCGCGACGGCGAAGCTGCTCACGCTCGGCGAGACCCGACGGGCCGCCGGGGTCGTGGCGGTGAGCGGCGGCAACCACGGCATCGCGGTCGCGGTCATGGCCGGCGCACTGGGCATCGAGGCGACCGTGGTCATGCCGCGGTCCGCCCCCGGCCGCGCGGTGGACATCGCCGAGGCCTCCGGGGCGAGCGTCGTCCTCGCCGACACCATGCACGACGCGTTCGCCCTCGTGGACGAGTTCCGGGCCAAGGGACTCACCCTGGTCCACCCCTTCGACGACCCCGACGTCATCGCGGCGCAGGGCACGGTCGGCCTGGAGTTCGCGGACGACGCCGGGGAGCTCACCGACGTACTCGTCAGCATCGGCGGCGGAGGGCTCATCTCCGGGGTCGCCACCGCGCTGCACGCCCGCCGTCCCGGTGTACGGATCTGGGGCGTGGAGACCGAAGGCGCGCGAGCCATGTCGACGGCCCTGGCCTCCGGCGGGCCGGTGCCGGTCGAGCTGTCTTCGATCGTCTCGACCTTGAGCGCCCCCAGCGCCTCGCAGCTGACCTACGAGCACGTGTCGGCGCTGGTCACCGAGGTACTCACGGTGACCGACGCCGAGGCCGTGCAGGGCGTTCTCGACCTGGCCGACCACGCGAAGGTCTGGGCCGAGCCCGCCGCGGGATGCCTGCTGCCCGCGGCACGCCAGGTGCTGGAGCGCGTCGGCGAGGGCGCCAGGTTCGGCCTGGTGGTCTGCGGAGGCAACGCGTCCGCCGCCGACATGACCGCCTGGGCCGACCGCTTCGGACTGCGCTGACCGGTCGGCGGGGAGCGTGGCCGTCGTCCCGGTCGACCCGGTCCGCTTCCGGCCTCGCGCGTCGGACAAGGGGAGGAGCCCGCGAGATTGACCAGCCGGGCAGCGGGCGCCGGTTCGCCGGCCCTGCCGTCAGCTCGGGCTCAAGCGTCGCGCGACGGCCTCCAGCAACTCGTCCAGCGCCGCCTCGCGTGTCCGGCCGCTGGGCCGTGCCAGCCCTACCCGGCTCGGAGAGACCCCGCGGACCGGACGGAACACCACGTCCGGATGGGAGTAGAAACGGGCCGTCGACGCTGGGGCCAACGCCACGCAGCCGGCAGCCACCGCTCCGAGCCACTCGTCGGGCCGGCTCGTGACGGCACCGACCCGGACCGGGTGGCCTTCCCGCTCCTCCGTTGCCAGCCAGTACTCCCTCCAGGCCCCGGTCTCGGCTCCGGCCGCGACGAACGGCTCGTCCCACAGCTCCCGGAACTCCACCGTCCCGCGGTTCGCCAGCGGATGCCGAGTCGACAGCAGCACCCCACGTTCCTCGACGAACAACTCCCGCACGTGCAGCCGCTCCTGCCCCGGAAAGGGCAACCGCACCACTGCCGCGTCCACTTCGCCCCGGGCCAGGCCGGCACTCGCGTCCGACCAGTCGGACTGACGCAGTTCCACCCGCCACTCCTGATGCGCCTGCCGGAACTCGGCGATGACCTCGTGGACGGCGCCCAGGGCGCCCGCGTCCAGGAAACCCAGGCGCAGCGCCCGCGCCCGGCCGGTTGCCTCGATCGCCTCGTCCCAGCCCTTCAGCAGTGCGGGCACCCGCGCGGCGAGTTCTCGACCGGCCTCGGTCAGCGCCATCCCGGACCGTGAACGTGCGAAGAGCGGTACCCCGAGATCGTCCTCCAGGCGCCGGATCTGTTTCGTCAGCGCGGGCTGGGAGACGAACAGCTTCTGCGCTGCCCCGGTCAGGCTGCCCTCCTCCGCCACTGCGGCGAAGTACCTGAGCAGGCGCGTGTCCACGTCCATGCCACCAGGTTATAGAAGCAGGTATTGGACGGCACCGAAGCCCATGCGGACCCTGAAGGCATGACCGGTACCGAGCTCGCGTTTCTCGTCGTCACCCTGTTCACCGCCGCTGCCAACGTCGGAATCGCCGCAGCCGACCTCGCCGGGGCGCGCTTCGTGCTGGCCAACTCGGCACAGGTGGGTGTGCCCCGACACTGGCTGCCCCGGCTGGCCGCCCTCAAGCTGGCGGGTGCGGCCGGCCTCCTCCTCGGCCTCCCCGACGCGGCACTGCGCCCCCTGGGTGCCGCTGCGGCCTGCGGTCTCGTCCTGCTCTACCTGGGCGCGCTCGCCTTCCATCTGCGCGCCCGCGTGTTCCACAACCTCGCGTTTCCCGGTTTCTTCTTTGCTCTCGCCGTCGCCTCGCTGGCCTTGACCGTGTCCGCCTGATGGCGGCATCGATCAACGTTCGACGAGCACACTCGGATTTTGCTGCGGCAGGTCACGGGCGCCCGGGCATGACCGTTCGACGGCGATGTACTAGAGTTATCTCGACATCGAGATATCTGCCGAGGCGCACCGCAGCCGCCGCGCGGTAAGGGTTACCTAACTAATCCTTACCTTAGCGGATCGGCGAGAGGTCGTAGGCGGCACCACACGGCGCCCGCCGTGAGTGAGGCGCGGCGCGGTAGTACGCGCACATTGATGAAGGAGACTGTCGTGTCGGCGAACAGCTTCGACGCCCGCAGCACGCTGCGCGTGGGCGACGAGTCGTACGAGATCTTCCGGCTGGACAAGGTGGAGGGCTCCGCTCGCCTCCCGTACAGCCTGAAGGTGCTGCTGGAGAACCTCCTCCGCACCGAGGACGGCGCGAACATCACCGCCGACCACATCCGGGCGCTGGGCGGCTGGGACTCCCAGGCCCAGCCGAGCCAGGAGATCCAGTTCACGCCGGCCCGCGTGATCATGCAGGACTTCACCGGCGTTCCCTGCGTCGTGGACCTCGCCACCATGCGTGAGGCCGTGAAGGAGCTCGGCGGCGACCCGGCGAAGATCAACCCGCTGGCCCCGGCCGAGCTGGTCATCGACCACTCCGTCATCGCCGACAAGTTCGGCACCAGCGACGCGTTCTCCCAGAACGTCGAGCTGGAGTACGGCCGCAACAAGGAGCGCTACCAGTTCCTGCGCTGGGGCCAGACCGCCTTCGACGAGTTCAAGGTCGTCCCCCCGGGCACCGGCATCGTGCACCAGGTCAACATCGAGCACCTGGCCCGTACGGTCATGGTCCGCGGCGGCCAGGCGTACCCCGACACCCTCGTCGGCACCGACTCGCACACCACGATGGTCAACGGCCTCGGCGTGCTGGGCTGGGGCGTCGGCGGCATCGAGGCCGAGGCCGCGATGCTCGGCCAGCCGGTCTCCATGCTCATCCCGCGCGTCGTCGGCTTCAAGCTGACCGGCGAGCTGCCGGCCGGCACCACCGCCACCGACCTCGTGCTCACGATCACCGAGATGCTGCGCAAGCACGGCGTCGTCGGCAAGTTCGTCGAGTTCTACGGTGAGGGCGTCGCCGCCACCTCGCTGGCCAACCGCGCCACCATCGGCAACATGTCGCCGGAGTTCGGTTCCACCGCCGCGATCTTCCCGATCGACGACGAGACCCTGAACTACCTGCGTCTGACCGGCCGCGACGCCCAGCAGGTCGCGCTCGTCGAGGCGTACGCCAAGGAGCAGGGCCTCTGGCTGGACCCGGCCGCCGAGCCGGACTTCTCCGAGAAGCTGGAGCTCGACCTCTCCACGGTCGTCCCCTCCATCGCCGGCCCGAAGCGCCCGCAGGACCGCATCGTCCTCGCCGACGCCAAGGCGCAGTTCGCCCAGGACGTGCGCAACTACGTCTCGGACGACGAGGAGTCGGGCAAGGAGTCCTTCCCGGCCTCCGACTCCCCGGCCGCCGCCAACGGCGTCCCGTCGAACCCGACCACGGTCACGGCCCCCGACGGCACCACGTACGAGATCGACCACGGCGCCGTCACCGTCGCCGCGATCACCTCCTGCACCAACACCTCGAACCCGTACGTCATGGTCGCCGCGGCGCTCGTGGCGAAGAAGGCGGTCGAGAAGGGCCTGACCCGCAAGCCGTGGGTCAAGACCACCCTCGCCCCGGGCTCGAAGGTCGTCACCGACTACTTCGACAAGGCGGGCCTGACCCCGTACCTCGACAAGGTCGGCTTCAACCTCGTCGGCTACGGCTGCACCACCTGCATCGGCAACTCCGGCCCGCTGCCGGAAGAGGTCTCCAAGGCGGTCAACGAGCACGACCTGGCGGTCACCTCGGTGCTCTCCGGCAACCGCAACTTCGAGGGCCGGATCAACCCCGACGTCAAGATGAACTACCTGGCGTCCCCGCCGCTGGTCGTCGCGTACGCCATCGCCGGCTCGATGAAGGTCGACATCACCAAGGACGCCCTCGGTGTCGACCAGGAAGGCAAGCCGGTCTTCCTGGCGGACATCTGGCCGTCCGAGGCCGAGGTGAACGACGTCGTCGCCAACTCCATCGGCGAGGACATGTTCAACAAGTCCTACCAGGACGTCTTCGCGGGCGACGCCCAGTGGCAGGCGCTGCCGATCCCGACCGGCAACACCTTCGAGTGGGACTCCGAGTCCACCTACGTCCGGAAGCCCCCGTACTTCGAGGGCATGACGATGGAGACGACCCCGGTCGAGGACATCACCGGCGCCCGGGTGCTCGCCAAGCTCGGCGACTCGGTCACCACCGACCACATCTCCCCGGCCGGTGCGATCAAGGCCGACACCCCGGCCGGCAAGTACCTCACGGAGCACGGCATCGAGCGTCGTGACTTCAACTCCTACGGCTCGCGCCGTGGTAACCACGAGGTCATGATCCGCGGCACGTTCGCCAACATCCGCCTGCGCAACCAGATCGCGCCGGGCACCGAGGGCGGCTTCACCCGCGACTTCACCCAGGTCGACGGCCCGGTGTCGTTCATCTACGACGCCTCCCAGAACTACCAGGCCGCCGGCACCCCGCTGGTCATCCTGGCGGGCAAGGAGTACGGCTCCGGCTCGTCCCGCGACTGGGCCGCCAAGGGCACCGCGCTGCTGGGCGTCAAGGCCGTCATCGCCGAGTCGTACGAGCGCATCCACCGCTCGAACCTCATCGGCATGGGCGTCCTCCCGCTCCAGTTCCCGGAGGGTCACACCGCCGAGACCCTCGGCCTCACCGGCGAGGAGACCTTCTCCTTCACCGGCGTGACCGTGCTGAACGACGGCACCACCCCGCGCACCGTCAAGGTCACCACCGACACCGGTGTCGAGTTCGACGGCGTCGTCCGCATCGACACGCCCGGCGAGGCGGACTACTACCGCAACGGCGGCATCCTGCAGTACGTGCTCCGCAGCCTGATCCGCAAGTAGGCCCGAGCGGCGCACACCGCGCGCCGTGTGAAGCCGACGGAGGGGTCGCACCACCCCGGACGAGAGTCCGGCGGGGGTGCGGCCCCTTCCGCGTCCCTGTCGATCTCCCGTAGTGTGCGCGCCGGTTGCCGCGCCTGTCGACGCGGCGGAGAGAGGCGGTCGGAACGTGGAACCCGGGGCAGTGGCGCGGGAGCGGTCGATACGGGAGCGGCTGGCGGGCGCGGCGCGGGACGCACTGGGCGGAGGGCGGAGGCTGGAGGCGGTCGAGCGGGTCACGGGCGGCAGCAAGAAGGGCGTGTACCGCCTGGTGATGGACGACGCGACGACGGCGGTCGCCTACCTGTGGGACGAGGCGGAGAACTACTGGCCCGCCGCCGAGGGCGACGACGACCTCACCGACCCGTTCTCGCCCGGCCTCGGGATCGATCTGTTCCGGGCCGCGCACGCGCGTCTGGACGCCCTCGGGGTCCGCGTACCGGCGCTCCGCCTCCTCGACCGCGACGGCGCCCACGGCGACGGCGGCCTCGCGATCGTGGAGGACCTCCGGGGAGAGAGCCTGGAAGAGCTGCTGGCGCGCGACCGGCACGCGGCCGCTCCGGTCATGGCCCGGCTCGCGGAGTCCCTGAAGGCGATGCGGGGCCACCGGGCACCGGCGTACGGCAAGGTGGCCGTGGTCGACGGCGGAGGAACGTCGCGCGGTTCCTCGTGCGAGGAGGTCGTCCTCGGCCGGGCGCTGCGCGACCTCACCGAGGCCGCCTCGCGTGACCCCCGGATCGCCGACACCCGCGACCGGCTGGAGGAGCGGCTGCTCGGCCTGGCGGCGGCGGTGCGGCCGCGCGCACAGTACGCGGTCGTCCACGGCGAACTGGGCCCCGACCACGTGCGGGTGGACGCGGACGGCAACCCCGTGGTGATCGACATCGAGGGGGTGATGTACTTCGACGTCGAGTGGGAGCACGTGTTCCTGCGCATCCGCCTGCACGAGGCCTACGAGCCGCTGGAGGCGGACGGGCTGGACGAGGACCGGCTCGCGCTGTACCTGCTCGCCCAGCGGCTCTCGCTGACCGCGGGCCCGCTGCGCCTGCTCGACGGGGACTTCCCCGACCGGGCCTTCATGGCGGGCATCGCCGAGTACAACCTGAAGCGGGCGCTGGAGCTGGTCCGCCCCTGAACTCCCGCCGCCGAACTGCCCGTCGCACACGGAAGCGGGGCCGTACGGCGTGTGGTGAACACGCCGTACGGCCCCGCACCTGACGGCTTGGAGGGTCAGGACCCGGAGCCGTGCCGGTTACTTCCGGTGCGCCTTGATCAGCTCCTGGTACCAGCGGTAGCTGTCCTTCGGGGTGCGCTCCTGGGTGTCGTAGTCGACCCGGATGATCCCGAACCGCTTCGCGTACCCGAGGGCCCACTCGAAGTTGTCCAGCAGCGACCAGACGTAGTAGCCCTGGACCTCCACCCCGGCGTCCATCGCGGCCTTGAGGGCCGTCAGGTGGTCGCGCAGGTACTCGACACGGTCCGTGTCGTGCACGGCGCCGTCCGCGTCGACGGTGTCGTACTCGGCCGAGCCGTTCTCCGTGATGTGGATGGGCGGCAGGGCGTCGCCGTAGGTCTTCTTCAGATCCGTCAGCAGATCGGTGAAGGTCTCCGGCACGACCGGCCAGCCCATCGCGGTGCGGCGGACGTCCGGGTACTCCGTCTCGCGGAGCCGGTTGTCGGTCGCCACCCGCAGCGCCGGGTCGGCCTCGCGGTACGGGGCGTCGGCGACGACGATCGGGCGGTAGTAGTTGATGCCCAGGAAGTCCAGCGGCTGGGAGATCAGCTCCAGGTCGCCGTCGAGGCGGAAGTCCTGGTTGGTGATGAGCTCGCCCCAGGTCTCCTCGTCGCTCGCCGGGTAGCGGCCGGCGAGGATCGGCTCGGTCCACACCAGGTTGTGCTGGGTGTCCGCGCGGAGCACCGCACCGCGGTCCGCGTCGGTGTCGGCCGCCGGGAGGTTGCGGTCCAGGTTGAGGGTGATGCCCGCGTCGCGTACGCCCGCCGCGCGCAGCGCCTTCATGGCCAGGCCGTGGCCGACCAGCAGGTGGTGTGCGGCGGCCAGCGCGCCGGTGCCCTCCTTGGCGCCCGGGGCGTGCCGGCCGACGGAGTAGCCGAGGAAGGCACTGCACCAGGGCTCGTTGAGGGTGATCCAGCGCGGCACCCGGTCGGCCAGGTGCTCGGCCACGATCGAGGTGAACTCGCCGAAGCGCTCGGCGGTCTCGCGGACCCGCCAGCCGCCCTTGTCCTCCAGGGCCTGCGGAAGGTCCCAGTGGTAGAGGGTGGCGGCCGGCTCGATGCCCGCTTCGAGCAGGTTGTCGACCAGGCGCGAGTAGAAGTCCAGGCCCTTGGCGTTGGCCGGGCCGCTGCCGGTCGGCTGGATGCGGGGCCAGGCTATGGAGAAACGGTACGAGTCCACGCCCAGGTCGCGCAGGAGCGCCACGTCCTCGGGGTAGCGGTGGTAGTGGTCGCAGGCCACGTCACCCGTGTCGCCGCCGTCCGTACGTCCCGGTGTGTGGCTGTAGGTGTCCCAGATCGAGGGGCCGCGGCCGTCCTCGGCCACCGCGCCTTCGATCTGGTACGACGCGGTGGCCGCACCGAACACGAATCCCGGAGGGAAGACAGGGAACTCACTCATGAAAAGCCCTTACTTGACCGAGCCGCCGGTGATCCCGGCGGCGATGTACTTCTGGGACAGGACGAGCAGCACGGCCGCCGGGATCGCCGACAGCACCGCCGCGGACATGACCGAGCCCCAGTCTCCGACGTGCGCACCGATGTACTGGTAGATGCCGAGGGTGATCGGCTTCACGTCGTCCGTGGTGTTCAGTGTGAGGGCAAACATGAAATCGCTCCAGGCATACAGGAACGAGAACAGCCCAGCGGTGATCAGGGAGTTGCGGCTCATCGGCAGAACAACCTGGACAAAGGTGCGGAACTTGCCCGCGCCGTCGACCTCGGCGGCCTCGATGACCTCGCGGGGGATCGCCACCATGAACGAGCGCATCAGCACGATCGCGAACGGGATGCCCAGCGAGGCGTCGGCGAGCATCAGACCGGCGTACGAGTTGACCAGCCCCAGGTCCACGTAGGCGCTGTACAGGGCGTTGGCGATGACGATGCCGGGGACCATCTGCGTGATCAGGGTGCCGAACACGACGGTCTTCGTACCGCGCAGCTTGAACTGGGCGAGCCCGTAGGCGGCCGGCGCCGAGAACGCCAGGCAGATGACCACGGCGCCGAGCGCGACGCCGAGCGAGGTCAGCAGGTGGCTGCCCTGCTCCTTGAACGCGGAGCTGAAGCCCGAGAAGTCCAGGCTGTGCGGGACCGGGGAGACCTCCAGCAGACCGGACTCCGGCTGGAGCGCCGTGTTGACCATCCAGTAGAGCGGGAAGAGCATCACGCAGAGGATGACGATGCCGATGATCGTCGCGCCCCAGCGGCGCTTCGGCCGGTTCTCGGCCGGGCTGCCCGGAGTGCGGGCCGAAACGGCGGGAGTGGTGGTCGCCATGCCGTTCACTTCCCCTCGTTGCGGTTGGCCCGCAGGTAGAACACCGCGAAGACGGCGGAGATCAGGATCAGGATGTTGCCGACCACCGCGCCCGCGCCGAAGTCCAGCTGGGCGAAGGAGTTCTGGTACGTCAGGGTGCCCAGGGTCTGGGTGGAGTCGGCGGGACCGCCGTCGGTCAGGGCGAGGACCAGGTCCAGGATCTTGACGGTCGACATGAAGCCCAGCACCAGCACCACGGTGATGACCGGCTTCAGCAGCGGCAGGGTGATGGAGCGGAACTGGCGCCAGGCGGAGGCGCCGTCGAGCGAGGCCGCCTCGTACATCTCCTTCGGGACCTCCTGGAGGCCGCCGTAGAGGATCACCATGTTGAACGGGATGCCGATCCAGATGTTCACCATGATGACCGAGATCAGCGCCATGCCGGTGCTGCTCAGCCAGGGGGTGTCACCGGCACCGAACAGGCCCAGGAAGGAGTTGAGCACGCCGGTGTCCTGGTCGAGGATGCGGCGCCAGACGACACCGGACACGACCATCGGGACCAGCCAGGGCAGCAGGATCAGCGACCGCAGCACCCCGTTGAGGGGGAAGCGGCGGTTGAAGAACACCGCGAGGGCGAGGCCGATGCAGAACTGCCCGATCAGCGAGCCGATCGTGAAGAGGATGGTCTGCCACAGGGCCTTGCCGAACAGGTCGTCCTGGAAGACGTTCTTCCAGTTGTCGAGCCCGTTGAAGGGCGCCTCACCCGTGAAGAAGGTGGACGGCGTGTAGTGCTGGAAGCTCATCACGACGTTGCGGACGAGCGGGTAGCCGAAGAACAGCAGCATGAAGATCACGGCGGGGGCGATGAACCCCCACTGGGCCAGCGTGCGGCGGCGCTTGAGCGAGCCCGGCTTCGGGCTCTTGGCCGCGGGGACCGCCACGGGGGCGGACGCCCCGGACGCGGCAGCAGGTGCAGAAGCAGCGGTGGACGACATGTTCAGATACCTCAGTTCCCGCTCTCGACACGCTGCTGGGCGTGGTGGAGGGCCGACTCACTGGACTGGCCGGTGAGGGCCGACTGGAAGGCGCTCTGCAGGGCCAGGGACACGGAGGTCCAGCCGGAGCCGAGCTGCGCGGTGCGCGAGCGGGCGGTGGCCACCTGGTCGGCGAGCGAACTGAGCGACGGCACCTTCTTCCGCCACACGGCGGCGGCCTTCTCGTTGGCCGGGATCATCCAGCTGTTCAGCGCGTAGGTGACCTCCTCCTGCTCGCTGGTCATGCAGTTGACGATCTTCGCGGAGGTCTTCTCCCGCGCGGTGTCGCCGACGTCCGGGATGGTCAGCATCCCGCCGCCCAGCGGACCCACCGAGTCTTCGCCGGCCTTCGGGACCGGGATCTGCGCGATGCCCCAGTGCAGGTTCTTCTTGGTGTTGAGCGTCTCGACCTGCCACGGACCGTTGATCATCATGGCCGCGTTGCCCGCCATGAACTGGTCGTTGACGTCGGCCTGGGTCCAGTTGACGGTGGACTTGGAGAGGGAGCCGTCCTTGATGAGGCCCTTCCAGTAATCCAGCGCCTCGACCACCTTCGGCGAGTCGAGGTCGGTCTCGTCGCCGCCGTTGGACCACATGAACGGCGTGAACTGGTAGACCCCGTCCTCCGCGCCGCCCGCGCTGAGCGCGATGCCGTAGCTCCCCTTCTTGGTGAGCTGCTTGGCGGTGGCCTGCATCTCGGCCCAGGTGGTGGGCACCGGCAGTCCGGCCTTGTCGAGGATGTCCTTGTTGTAGAAGAGCGCGAGGGTGTTCACCGTGCGCGCCGCCCCGTAGTACGTGCCCTTGTACGAGCCGTAGTCGAGGATGCCCTGCGGGATGTCCGCGGTGGAGACGCCCAGCTTCTTCAGGTCGAGCAGCCCGCCGGTCTCGGCGAACGTCGGCATCTCGGAGCCGTCGAACTGGATGATGTCGGGCAGCGACTTCGAGGAGGCCATCCGCAGCGACTTCGTCATGACCTGCGCGGCCGGTACGGACTGCTGCTCGATGGTGACGCCCAGCTGCTTGCTGCAGCGCTTCAGGGTCGCGGCGTCCCAGCCGTGGTACGAGTCGTCCGTCGAGGAGTTCAGGACGGTGAACACGCTCTCGTCCCGCTGCTGGCCGCAGCCGGAGAGGGCGACGGCGCCGACGAGCGCGGAGACAACGGTGAGCGGGACGATGACCCGCCGGTCGAGACGGCGGCGCCGCTGGCGCGGTCCGGCCGTTATGTGTGCTGTCACGAGGGTGCCCTTGCGTGGGGAGTGGGCCGGGCTCCGGGAGGCAACGGTGTCTCCGGGAGGGTGTGTGTACTCCGGGTACGGGTCCGGCTGGTTCCGTACCCGGCGGAGGGCGATCCCGCGCGAACGCACGCGGGGTCACCCCGGCCGTTGGATCAGTGGAGCCGGTCCGCGGAAGCGGAAGCGGTGATGAAGCGGTCCGACATGTCTGCCTCGTGGTCGACGGGCCGGACGGCCCCTCGGCCGCCGGTCTATTTGTTCACTAGAAGTACTAATACATCTGAAGTTGATGTCGCACCAGACCTCTTCTGTGACACAACGGTCACTCCTGGGCAACTTTCCCGTCGCGTGACGGCCCACATCGGCCCGAGTGTCGATATTCAGGGTCGATCCACAGCAATCGCGGCGCATTTGTTTTGTGTACGATCAAATGAGACTCCCGGGAACGAGGTGCGCCATGCCGTCCGGAGGGACGCGCGACGTGGCAGGTCGGCGGCCGTGCGCGGCCCGCCACAGGGGCGCCGTGCGCGCGGCCCCCGGCGGGCCGGGGCGTGCGCCGGCTCCCCGGCCGGGCCGTGAGTGTCCCCGCGTCCCCGTACCTCCGGAAGGCCAACCCGGACCGACCCGGCAGACCGAACCCCGGGCCGACCGCCCGGACCGGATCTCCGGGTTCCCGGGCCTCCGGGTTCCCGAACCCGCGGACTCCCGATCCTCCGAACCACTGCAGAACGGCTAAGGACCCCCCATGAAGTTCACCGACGGCTTCTGGCAGATGCGGGACGGTGTGGTCGCCTCGTACGCCACCGAAATCCGCGATCTGCGCCTGGACACCGACCGGCTCACCGCCTTCGCCGCGGTCAAGCGCGTCGAGCGGCGCGGTGACACGCTCAACGCCCCGCTCATCACGGTCGAGGCGTACTCGCCCGCCGAGGGCGTCATCGGCGTGCGGGTCACCCACCTCGCCGGAAAGCGCAACCCCGGCCCGGAGTTCGGCCTGCCCGGCGCCACCGGGGAGGCGACCGCCACCACCCGCCGGGAGAACGGCGCCGCCGAGCTCACCAGCGGCCCGCTCACCCTGCGCCTCTCCGACTCGGGCGCCTTCGGCCTGGACTTCCTGGACGGCGAGGGCCGCCTGCTGACCGCCGCCGGCCGCAAGGGCACCGCCTTCGCCACCGTGCCGGACGGCGGCCACCACATGGCCGTGCAGCTCGGCCTCGGCGTCGGCGAGACCATCCACGGTCTGGGTGAGCGCTTCACCCCGTACGTGAAGAACGGCCAGGTCGTCGACATCTGGCAGGCGGACGGCGGCACCAGCAGCGAGCAGGCCTACAAGAACATCCCGTTCTACCTCTCCTCGCGCGGCTACGGCGTCTTCGTCAACCA from the Streptomyces sp. NBC_01335 genome contains:
- a CDS encoding sugar ABC transporter substrate-binding protein, whose translation is MTAHITAGPRQRRRRLDRRVIVPLTVVSALVGAVALSGCGQQRDESVFTVLNSSTDDSYHGWDAATLKRCSKQLGVTIEQQSVPAAQVMTKSLRMASSKSLPDIIQFDGSEMPTFAETGGLLDLKKLGVSTADIPQGILDYGSYKGTYYGAARTVNTLALFYNKDILDKAGLPVPTTWAEMQATAKQLTKKGSYGIALSAGGAEDGVYQFTPFMWSNGGDETDLDSPKVVEALDYWKGLIKDGSLSKSTVNWTQADVNDQFMAGNAAMMINGPWQVETLNTKKNLHWGIAQIPVPKAGEDSVGPLGGGMLTIPDVGDTAREKTSAKIVNCMTSEQEEVTYALNSWMIPANEKAAAVWRKKVPSLSSLADQVATARSRTAQLGSGWTSVSLALQSAFQSALTGQSSESALHHAQQRVESGN
- a CDS encoding carbohydrate ABC transporter permease, with translation MSSTAASAPAAASGASAPVAVPAAKSPKPGSLKRRRTLAQWGFIAPAVIFMLLFFGYPLVRNVVMSFQHYTPSTFFTGEAPFNGLDNWKNVFQDDLFGKALWQTILFTIGSLIGQFCIGLALAVFFNRRFPLNGVLRSLILLPWLVPMVVSGVVWRRILDQDTGVLNSFLGLFGAGDTPWLSSTGMALISVIMVNIWIGIPFNMVILYGGLQEVPKEMYEAASLDGASAWRQFRSITLPLLKPVITVVLVLGFMSTVKILDLVLALTDGGPADSTQTLGTLTYQNSFAQLDFGAGAVVGNILILISAVFAVFYLRANRNEGK